The following are from one region of the Vitis riparia cultivar Riparia Gloire de Montpellier isolate 1030 chromosome 14, EGFV_Vit.rip_1.0, whole genome shotgun sequence genome:
- the LOC117930551 gene encoding secreted RxLR effector protein 161-like produces the protein MCKAGDVPVVKGDKLSNEQCSKNDLEKDAMKTIPYASAIGSLMYAQVCTRPDIAFIVNVLGRYLSNPGHDHWVAAKKVMRYLQRTKDFMLVYRRVDNLQVVGYSNSDFGGCSDDLKSTSGYIFMLAGGAISWKSVKQSLIASSTMYAEFVACYGASSQAVWLRNLILELQVVDSIFRPIVIYCDNNATVFYSKNNKISTGSKHMEIKYLTVKDLVKKRDIVIEHIRTESMLADPLTKGLKPITFKEHVVNMGVIKSFDSLV, from the coding sequence ATGTGCAAAGCTGGTGATGTACCTGTTGTGAAGGGCGATAAACTCAGTAATGAACAGTGTTCAAagaatgatttggaaaaggatGCCATGAAGACTATTCCTTATGCTAGTGCCATTGGTAGCCTAATGTATGCACAAGTATGTACAAGACCTGATATCGCCTTCATTGTTAATGTTCTTGGTAGATATTTATCGAACCCTGGACATGATCATTGGGTTGCTGCAAAGAAAGTCATGAGATATCTACAAAGAACGAAGGATTTTATGCTTGTATATAGGAGGGTGGATAATCTCCAGGTAGTTGGATACTCAAATTCTGATTTTGGTGGTTGTTCTGATGATCTCAAATCTACTTCAGGATACATTTTTATGTTAGCTGGTGGAGccatttcatggaaaagtgtcaaACAGAGCCTAATTGCATCCTCGACCATGTATGCGGAGTTTGTAGCTTGTTATGGTGCATCATCTCAAGCTGTTTGGctaagaaatttgattttagaGTTGCAAGTTGTTGATTCCATCTTTCGACCCATTGTGATTTATTGTGACAATAATGCAACTGTGTTCTACTCTAAGAACAATAAGATTAGTACGGGTTCTAAGCATATGGAAATCAAGTACCTTACAGTCAAGGACTTAGTGAAGAAAAGAGATATTGTGATTGAGCACATAAGAACTGAGTCCATGCTAGCTGATCCTCTAACTAAAGGTTTAAAGCCCATAACATTCAAGGAGCATGTTGTGAATATGGGCGTCATTAAGTCTTTTGATTCTTTGGTTTAG